The genomic DNA TAACCTATTCAAATAAGTCACTTCAGAAGGTCTTTCTCCATACCCATTTTCAAGAAAATACACTCCTATATGATTCCCTCCATACGTGATAAAGTCATCTTTTACTCCAAGCTTTCTTATATTTGCACTTGATGCTTTACCTACATTATTATTAGGCAACTTTGTCAACATATAGGTATTGTATCCAAAGTTTTTAAGTCCAGATAATATATTTAATCCCGTGCCTGTAATTATATAATTTAGTTCATTGGTTTGTGTTAAGAACTTGTAGTCAGGTACTGAAAGTCTCATCATTATTTCACCAAAAGCTAATATATTCATAAATCTATCCCAATAATTCTTTCATTATTTTATAAAGTACTCCTATATCTTCCACTTTCGTTTCACCTGTTTCTTTATCAATTATTGATGTATAAACATGAGGTATAACTTTTTCTACACCAGCATCAAGTGCAATTTGAACTATCTCTTTGAAGTTATCTAAGTCTATACCTCCTGTTGGTTCTAAATAAAAATTATGCTTTGCACAAGCTTTTGCAACTTCTATATATTCATCCTTTGTTTTAAGCCCTCCCATTGGAAAAAACTTAATTGAGCTTCCTCCCATATCTTTCATCATAGCTATTGCTGTTTCTATAGGAACTATACCATCTTTTTCTTTTGAACTTAATGGACCTGTGGATATTTTTACAAATCCTGGTTTACCAGTTGGAGAAACTAATCCATTTATTATACTATCATTTTGACCAAGCAATGCTCTAGACGTAGCCACACCTGTAAACACTTGATTTATATGTTGTGGCTGAAGTTCTTTAGAAATCTGAGATACCATATTTGACTGATTTGGGTCTCCAGCTCCAAGCCCCACAGATATTGCATTATCTATTTCCTTTGAGTATTTTTTCATATCTTCAATAGCTACTTCTACAGTGCTGTAATTCTTTGATAGTACTCCTATCAATACATGCCCGTCACAAGCATCATATACTTCTTTAGCATTTTTTATGCTTCCTGCAAGAACATTTAAACAAACTCTATTTTTATAATATTGTGGTATACAATTCATATTTATCCTCTCCATTGGTAAAATTTAATTTATTAAATCATTATAATGTCACTTACTCTACACTCTAACTTTCTACTATATTTTTTATCCTATTATAAATAGTATCTAAATCACTTCCAGTTACACTTCTTATATCAATCTCAATCTTGCCTTCATTAGCCTTATAGTCTCTAGTGTATATAGCTATCTCTCCACTTCTAAGTTCATTTATAATTTGTTGTGTTGACTTATTTATTATATCTTCATTAAAGTCAATTTCTCCACGAAGTATTTCTCTACCTGCTGAATCCCTAGTTATACTAGCACTCACTCCCTTTATAGTATTTATCTTGTCTATAAATGGATTTAGCTTGTCCTCCATTTCTTTTAAAGTTACTTTATCATTACTTATATATCTCTCAATTGCACATGTTAGACCTACAATATTTTCTTTTCCTATTTTCATAGCTCTTCCTATACCCTTTGATTGAAGCTTTACATTATCTATGTATTTTTTCTTACCTATTACTAACCCTGAGCTAGGACCCTCTATAGCCTTAGCACCACTGTATATCACTAGGTCTGCTCCCAATTCATAATATACATTTAAATCTTCTTCTGCTGCTGCATCTACTATCAAAGGTAAATTATATTCTTTAGCAACTTGTACTGCATCTAATACACTTAGCATACTCTTTTGAACACAATGATGAGATTTAATATACATAATTGCTGCTGTATTTTCATTTATCTCTCTTATTATATGTTCCTTGTTACACATATTAGCATAACCGGCCTCAACAACTTCTCCTCCTCCAAGTCTTATCATTACTTCTACTGGAACTCCATAATCAACATTATGTCCCTTTGGAATTATTATTTCCCTTTTAACTTGTTTCTTAGGATTATTTACATTGTAAACTAGACTCATATCATCTTTTGCTATCATTGCTCCCACACTCTGTGCAATCCCAGCAGATGCACTAGAAACTATTAGTGCACTTTCACACCCTAATAAATTTGCTATATATTCACCTGTTTTATTTATAAGTTCTTCTATTATAAAGAAATTTTTACACCCTTCACCTATTGCTTCAATAACTTCCTTATCTACTGTTGATACTCCTAGTATAGTCATTTTGCCTGAAGCATTTATAACACGTCTTACAGAGTATTTTTCAAATATACTACTCATACAATAGTTTCTCCCTTCTACTCATTCTCTCCTATAGACTTACCTATATTTAAATATTCTCCATTGACTACTACTGCTCTTGGCTTTATAGACGTACTTGTGATTACTGACTTATTCAAAGAATCTTGAAGTTCTTTTTCTTCATTAACCACATCAAATATAGTTAAATCAGCATCATATCCTTCTTTTATTAAACCTTTATTTTTTAAACTTATTGCATCTGCTGCATTTTTAGTAACTTTATCTATTATATCTTCAAGTGAATAGCCCATATATATAAACTTTTCCATTGTTGTAGATAGATTATACACTGGACCATTTATTCTATTTTTAATATATATATCTGTACTTATAGTGTCTGGAAAAATTCCTGCATCCTTAGATTTCATTGCAATATCCATACTAAAACTTTCGGTTCCATGACCTACATCAAGGATTATACCTCTTTCTCTAGCTTCTATGATTTCTTTTTTAACCTCATTGCCTCTAAGTATTCCATTTGGCTTTCCATTATATATATGGGTTAATATATCTCCTTTTTCCATATAGTCAAATATATCCTCTATCGTTGGAGGAGAACTCCCAAAGTGAACCATCATAGGTAGATTAAGTTCATTTTTTATTCTTTTAGCTACTTTTAAAGGTTCAACATCATTTGAAATTACAACACTTTTACTCATTCTAGCTTTGATTCCAACAACAAAATCTTTGTATTTTTTAACTGCTCTTTTAAGTTCATATTCATCAATATTCATCATACTTGAAAGTTCATCTTGAGATGTTATTCCCTGCTTAGCAATATTTATTAAAGCATATACATTTGTTTTATATTTTTTAGTATCTTCATAAAATTTACCTATATCTAAAGCTCCTGTTGTTCCTGCATCTACTACAGTAGTAACACCGCTTTTTATTCCAACCTCATCTGGATAATCCTTATAAAGGTCTAGTCTTTCGTAGCAGTGCGTATGTATATCTATCCAACCAGCACTAATAAATTTTTCTCCATCTAGGTTTATAATTTGATTTGCCTGATACTTAGAATCATCTATCTGATTTTTTACTTCTATTATTTTATCGTCTAATATAGCTATATCAATTATACTTTTATCTACTGTTTTTCCACCTTTTATTAATATGTCTATCTTCACTTTACTCTCCCTCTAAAATAAGTTTAAATTTACTCCAAGGTTCAATAAAGTCTAAAAGCATTATTTCGTCTTCCTTTATTCTACCTACCTTATTTTTTCTTTCATCTGCACAATCTTGAAGTATCAACTGTAATTCCCCTTTATACTTTCCAAAGTCATCATTACCAATCACTACATCTCCTCTTTTAAAGATGGTCGTATTATCATGCTTAAGGAAATTTTCTTTAGCATATTTTTTTCTTACTTCTGTAGACCTTGCTACTTGGTTGGTTATATCCCCTCTTCTAAAGTGTTGCTCATTTGCCATTATTGTCTTTTCTACTTCAGAAGTTTTTTCCTCAGTTACTACATTAAATACAACTTGATATTTATTTACTTCAGACATTCTTTTTAATTCATCTTCACTTGCATATGCATTCCCTACAATTACATCATCAATCAATCCTGTTGCGAATAAGTGCTTAGTTGCTGTAGCAATATCTAAGTTTCTATGCATTTCAAGCGTACACAATCCATCATTTATATTCCAAGGTCCGATTGTTGCATATTTTGAATTAACAAAAGCAGCAGTTCTTATTCCATACTTTTTAAATCTATTTGAACA from Clostridioides difficile ATCC 9689 = DSM 1296 includes the following:
- the dagF gene encoding 2-dehydro-3-deoxy-phosphogluconate aldolase, with protein sequence MNCIPQYYKNRVCLNVLAGSIKNAKEVYDACDGHVLIGVLSKNYSTVEVAIEDMKKYSKEIDNAISVGLGAGDPNQSNMVSQISKELQPQHINQVFTGVATSRALLGQNDSIINGLVSPTGKPGFVKISTGPLSSKEKDGIVPIETAIAMMKDMGGSSIKFFPMGGLKTKDEYIEVAKACAKHNFYLEPTGGIDLDNFKEIVQIALDAGVEKVIPHVYTSIIDKETGETKVEDIGVLYKIMKELLG
- a CDS encoding DgaE family pyridoxal phosphate-dependent ammonia lyase is translated as MSSIFEKYSVRRVINASGKMTILGVSTVDKEVIEAIGEGCKNFFIIEELINKTGEYIANLLGCESALIVSSASAGIAQSVGAMIAKDDMSLVYNVNNPKKQVKREIIIPKGHNVDYGVPVEVMIRLGGGEVVEAGYANMCNKEHIIREINENTAAIMYIKSHHCVQKSMLSVLDAVQVAKEYNLPLIVDAAAEEDLNVYYELGADLVIYSGAKAIEGPSSGLVIGKKKYIDNVKLQSKGIGRAMKIGKENIVGLTCAIERYISNDKVTLKEMEDKLNPFIDKINTIKGVSASITRDSAGREILRGEIDFNEDIINKSTQQIINELRSGEIAIYTRDYKANEGKIEIDIRSVTGSDLDTIYNRIKNIVES
- a CDS encoding amidohydrolase/deacetylase family metallohydrolase: MKIDILIKGGKTVDKSIIDIAILDDKIIEVKNQIDDSKYQANQIINLDGEKFISAGWIDIHTHCYERLDLYKDYPDEVGIKSGVTTVVDAGTTGALDIGKFYEDTKKYKTNVYALINIAKQGITSQDELSSMMNIDEYELKRAVKKYKDFVVGIKARMSKSVVISNDVEPLKVAKRIKNELNLPMMVHFGSSPPTIEDIFDYMEKGDILTHIYNGKPNGILRGNEVKKEIIEARERGIILDVGHGTESFSMDIAMKSKDAGIFPDTISTDIYIKNRINGPVYNLSTTMEKFIYMGYSLEDIIDKVTKNAADAISLKNKGLIKEGYDADLTIFDVVNEEKELQDSLNKSVITSTSIKPRAVVVNGEYLNIGKSIGENE
- a CDS encoding DUF871 domain-containing protein, whose protein sequence is MERRLGISVYPEHSNMEDDKAYIKMASKYGFKRIFMCMLSITRPKEEVKKHFKEIITYARELGFEVILDIAPNIFDILQISYDDLTFFSELNASGIRLDYGYDGSKEAMISFNPYDLKVELNMSNDVAYLDNIITYKPNVNNIYGCHNFYPQRGTGLPYDFFVRCSNRFKKYGIRTAAFVNSKYATIGPWNINDGLCTLEMHRNLDIATATKHLFATGLIDDVIVGNAYASEDELKRMSEVNKYQVVFNVVTEEKTSEVEKTIMANEQHFRRGDITNQVARSTEVRKKYAKENFLKHDNTTIFKRGDVVIGNDDFGKYKGELQLILQDCADERKNKVGRIKEDEIMLLDFIEPWSKFKLILEGE